In Rubrobacter radiotolerans DSM 5868, a genomic segment contains:
- a CDS encoding LCP family protein, which produces MSGRDASGKRPGERMKVFRAGQLGRNVERPPGRESGGRSRDEQHRTARRREERARPGALPRTESVPRERRLPVLPLLLLAVLAVLVVLAWPFGGQRVVLLGSDARADEASRSDTVVVAKGGGGMLAVPRDTLVTIPGVGEGKINAALATGGPELATETLSDLTGEPVGYYVVLDFGGVEEIVDALGGITINVEEPIDYGLEGTPVSIPAGEQTLSGEEALGYVRYRGTPTADIGRIERQQRFLQALASEATSPTKLPRLPGTALAVWRNVETNMNPVRAAFFAARVGVFGIGETEIYPGTPQYIDGISYWVPDREAGERVVQETIG; this is translated from the coding sequence ATGAGCGGAAGGGACGCCAGCGGGAAAAGGCCCGGCGAGCGGATGAAGGTCTTCCGGGCCGGACAGCTCGGGCGAAACGTCGAGCGCCCTCCCGGGAGGGAGTCCGGGGGAAGGTCCCGCGACGAGCAGCACCGCACCGCGCGGCGGCGGGAAGAGCGGGCGAGGCCGGGCGCGCTCCCCCGGACAGAGAGCGTCCCGAGGGAGCGGAGGCTTCCGGTGCTGCCGCTCCTTCTTCTCGCGGTCCTCGCGGTACTCGTCGTGCTTGCGTGGCCGTTCGGGGGACAGCGGGTGGTGCTGCTCGGAAGCGACGCGCGGGCGGATGAGGCGTCGCGGTCGGACACCGTTGTCGTGGCGAAGGGCGGGGGCGGGATGCTCGCCGTCCCGAGAGACACGCTCGTTACGATCCCGGGGGTCGGGGAAGGGAAGATCAACGCCGCCCTCGCGACCGGCGGACCGGAACTGGCGACGGAGACCCTCTCGGACCTCACCGGGGAGCCGGTCGGCTACTACGTGGTCCTCGACTTCGGCGGGGTCGAGGAGATCGTGGACGCCCTCGGCGGCATCACCATCAACGTCGAGGAGCCGATCGACTACGGCCTCGAAGGGACGCCCGTCTCCATCCCGGCCGGGGAGCAGACCTTAAGCGGCGAGGAGGCTCTGGGCTACGTCCGCTACCGGGGTACGCCCACGGCGGACATCGGGCGCATCGAGCGCCAGCAGAGGTTCCTCCAGGCCCTCGCGAGCGAGGCGACCTCCCCGACGAAGCTCCCGCGCCTGCCGGGGACGGCCCTCGCCGTCTGGCGCAACGTCGAGACGAACATGAACCCCGTAAGAGCCGCGTTCTTCGCCGCAAGGGTCGGGGTATTCGGGATCGGGGAGACCGAGATCTACCCCGGAACCCCTCAGTACATAGACGGCATCTCCTACTGGGTGCCCGACCGCGAGGCCGGAGAAAGGGTCGTGCAGGAGACTATCGGGTAG
- a CDS encoding SLC13 family permease: MGEVTERERVSTRAWVGRFAGPVLALVVYLLLPSGEGGLSPEGQVVVAVGLLMAVWWVTEALPLPATALLPIVLFPLFGAVEIGDATAPYASDTIFLFMGGFMIALAMQRWGLHRRIALFTILAVGTKPVRVIGGFMLATAFLSMWVSNTATAVMMLPIGLSVLALVLTDGERSGGSGAEEDASRFTGAGASNFAVCLMLGIAYAASIGSLATLIGTPPNLFMAGFLQETYDITIGFGQWMAVGLPLSAVFLFVSWIVLTRFVYPPEIEEISGGRELIRGEIEEMGGISRGEKVVLAIFVTTAFFWIFRQPLSGLPGLGGLEDAGIAIAAAVLLFAIPVDWRNGVFALDWRTALRLPWGVLLLFGGGLSLASAVSATGVDEWIGDRFGGLAGIPTLLFVVAVTVAVIFLTELTSNTATAAALLPIFGGVAVGVDLDPLLLVVPAALAASCAFMLPVATPPNAIVFGSGHVTILQMVRAGVWLNVIAILLITLAVYGLASWALGLTLA; the protein is encoded by the coding sequence ATGGGGGAGGTAACCGAGCGGGAGCGCGTCTCGACGCGGGCCTGGGTCGGGAGGTTCGCAGGTCCGGTGCTCGCGCTCGTCGTGTACCTGCTTCTGCCCTCGGGCGAGGGCGGGCTCTCACCCGAAGGTCAGGTCGTGGTGGCGGTCGGGCTCCTCATGGCGGTCTGGTGGGTAACGGAGGCGCTGCCGCTCCCGGCGACGGCGCTTTTGCCCATAGTGCTCTTCCCGCTCTTCGGGGCGGTCGAGATTGGGGACGCAACCGCCCCGTATGCCTCGGACACGATCTTCCTTTTCATGGGCGGGTTCATGATCGCTCTGGCGATGCAGCGCTGGGGGCTCCACCGGAGAATAGCCCTCTTCACCATCCTCGCCGTCGGGACGAAGCCGGTGCGCGTCATAGGCGGCTTCATGCTCGCTACCGCTTTTCTCAGCATGTGGGTCAGCAACACCGCTACGGCCGTTATGATGCTTCCCATCGGGCTCTCGGTGCTCGCGCTCGTGCTCACGGACGGTGAGCGATCCGGCGGGAGCGGGGCCGAGGAGGACGCCTCGCGCTTCACCGGGGCCGGAGCGTCGAACTTCGCCGTCTGTCTGATGCTCGGCATAGCCTACGCCGCGAGCATCGGTTCGCTCGCAACGCTTATCGGGACGCCGCCGAACCTGTTCATGGCCGGGTTCTTGCAGGAGACCTACGATATAACCATCGGCTTCGGGCAGTGGATGGCCGTCGGGTTGCCGCTCTCGGCGGTCTTTCTGTTCGTGTCGTGGATCGTCCTTACGCGCTTCGTCTACCCGCCGGAGATAGAGGAGATCTCGGGCGGCCGGGAGCTTATCCGGGGGGAGATCGAAGAGATGGGCGGCATCAGCCGGGGAGAGAAGGTCGTCCTCGCCATCTTTGTAACGACGGCGTTTTTCTGGATCTTCCGCCAGCCGCTCTCGGGGCTGCCGGGCCTCGGCGGTCTCGAAGACGCGGGCATTGCCATCGCCGCCGCCGTCCTGCTCTTCGCCATCCCGGTGGACTGGCGAAACGGGGTCTTTGCGCTCGACTGGAGAACGGCACTGCGGCTGCCGTGGGGGGTGCTGCTCCTCTTCGGGGGTGGCCTGAGCCTTGCCTCGGCGGTCTCGGCGACGGGGGTTGATGAGTGGATCGGCGACCGCTTCGGCGGGCTTGCGGGGATACCGACGCTCCTCTTCGTCGTGGCGGTAACGGTGGCCGTGATCTTCCTCACCGAGCTTACAAGCAACACCGCAACGGCGGCGGCGCTGCTCCCGATCTTCGGCGGCGTGGCCGTGGGCGTGGACCTCGACCCGCTGCTCCTCGTGGTCCCGGCGGCGCTCGCTGCCTCGTGCGCGTTCATGCTCCCGGTCGCGACGCCGCCGAACGCGATCGTCTTCGGCTCGGGGCACGTTACGATCCTCCAGATGGTCCGTGCCGGGGTCTGGCTGAACGTTATCGCCATCCTCCTTATAACGCTCGCCGTCTACGGCCTCGCCTCCTGGGCGCTCGGCCTGACTTTGGCCTAG
- a CDS encoding SLC13 family permease → MSEAAERPRATYKTFAEQQEVLSPAEQKFEKARQTVGLFLGPVVFLFMLLVPLPLDPQQQTLAAILSFTVVYWLSEAIPIPATAVLALALCVLLNVPGAAPDADDSAGDVVYGAFSSDTVFLFIGAFIIAQAMMTHGLDRRFALRILSLPGVGKSTYAIIVAFGAIAALLSAVISNTTTAAMLLPIGLGMMGALGGLVNEQSGEDKDVTRLRFGTAMMLMISYGAGVGGLLTPIGTPPNLIGIGFIESELGVRITFFDWVVTAFPIVLAMFAVLCVILILLNRPEVRRISGAEEYIASERAELGPMTRGEKNTIVVFLVAVSLWMLPGFVALFAGGESDVYAALTNRLDEGTVAIIAAALLFILPVSWRNREFTLNWNQAVRIDWGTVILFGAGITLGTLLSETGLAETLGNGIANALGFSSLLAISGVAALIAIMISETTSNTAAATIVVPIVIPIAGAAGVDPLIPALCAIFGASFGFMMPVSTPQNAVVYGSGLIPITKMVRSGIVFDIIGLGLIVLLIPVMAGLILA, encoded by the coding sequence TTGTCCGAGGCAGCCGAAAGACCCAGGGCTACATACAAGACCTTCGCCGAGCAGCAGGAGGTGCTCTCGCCGGCGGAGCAGAAGTTCGAGAAGGCAAGGCAGACGGTCGGGCTCTTTCTCGGGCCGGTCGTCTTTCTTTTCATGCTTCTCGTGCCGCTGCCGCTCGACCCGCAGCAGCAGACCCTCGCTGCGATCCTCTCCTTTACCGTCGTCTACTGGCTTTCGGAGGCGATCCCGATCCCGGCGACGGCCGTTCTCGCCCTTGCGCTCTGCGTCCTTCTGAACGTTCCCGGAGCCGCGCCGGACGCCGATGACTCGGCCGGAGACGTCGTTTACGGGGCGTTCTCCTCAGACACGGTCTTTCTGTTTATAGGGGCGTTCATTATCGCGCAGGCGATGATGACGCACGGCCTCGACCGCAGGTTCGCGCTACGCATCCTCTCGCTGCCGGGCGTCGGGAAGTCCACGTACGCGATCATCGTCGCCTTCGGCGCGATAGCCGCCCTTCTGAGCGCGGTTATCTCGAACACGACGACTGCCGCGATGCTCCTGCCGATAGGACTCGGGATGATGGGCGCTCTCGGCGGGCTCGTCAACGAGCAGTCCGGAGAGGACAAGGACGTAACGCGCCTCAGGTTCGGGACGGCTATGATGCTTATGATCTCCTACGGCGCGGGGGTCGGAGGGCTTCTTACGCCCATCGGGACGCCGCCGAACCTTATAGGAATAGGCTTTATCGAGTCGGAGCTCGGGGTCCGGATAACGTTCTTTGACTGGGTCGTTACGGCGTTTCCGATCGTGCTCGCGATGTTCGCCGTTTTGTGCGTGATCCTAATCCTCCTCAACAGACCCGAGGTCCGGCGCATCTCGGGAGCGGAGGAGTACATCGCCTCGGAGCGAGCCGAGCTCGGGCCCATGACGCGCGGGGAGAAGAACACCATCGTCGTCTTTCTCGTTGCGGTCTCGCTCTGGATGCTTCCGGGCTTTGTCGCGCTCTTTGCCGGGGGCGAGTCAGACGTCTACGCCGCGCTCACGAACCGTCTTGATGAGGGGACCGTCGCGATAATCGCCGCCGCGCTCCTGTTCATCCTGCCGGTGAGCTGGCGCAACCGGGAGTTCACGCTGAACTGGAACCAGGCCGTCCGGATAGACTGGGGAACGGTGATACTCTTCGGGGCCGGGATCACGCTCGGCACGCTCCTCTCGGAGACGGGCCTTGCGGAGACGCTCGGGAACGGCATCGCGAACGCCCTCGGGTTCTCGAGCCTGCTCGCCATAAGCGGCGTCGCCGCGCTTATAGCCATCATGATCTCCGAGACGACTTCGAACACGGCCGCCGCGACGATCGTCGTGCCGATCGTCATCCCGATTGCAGGCGCTGCCGGGGTGGACCCGCTCATACCGGCTTTGTGCGCGATCTTCGGGGCGTCGTTCGGGTTCATGATGCCCGTCTCGACACCGCAGAACGCCGTCGTCTACGGCTCGGGCCTGATCCCGATAACGAAGATGGTCCGCAGCGGCATCGTCTTCGACATAATCGGCCTCGGCCTGATCGTGCTCCTGATCCCGGTGATGGCGGGCCTGATCCTGGCCTGA
- a CDS encoding glutamate-cysteine ligase family protein: MKTDRRAGLEQEFLLVDPEGCVSDGADAFLRSCREVAREAGTDASVFSGECTFGMVEVRTGPHRDFASLREEYLTNLGLAVRAGREVGLRLYPLGTYPLPLTPRFRPEDRYRAQLRTLGEERFMPAGRCIGVHLHVEIPPGVVDREEVISQSAPLEGLSELVRVYNLMTALDPALISLTRSCPYYEGRLTELAARTAFYRGSQKFGWEGVYAELPELGSLHPYVGNAEDLVDRQLEGKEAWLRAMRRAGTDRELKAMSKSILDLCWRPVRVSQQNTVEVRSLDGNLPRVVLGTVALVRALAGRLVAEGLSVEPEPGVRTLVQDGSRLLVPSFDLVGGELLYEAATSGASGEAMRPYLDSVFRLAGEVVRAGSPEGRAIAELRDESGGYRTTDAEILERWGATTLGTEEGLALVREACDRLEGELAEEVPGLSAPA; this comes from the coding sequence ATGAAGACCGACCGCAGAGCGGGGCTCGAGCAGGAGTTCCTTCTTGTCGATCCTGAGGGTTGCGTCTCGGACGGAGCCGACGCCTTTCTCCGGAGCTGCCGGGAGGTCGCACGCGAGGCGGGCACGGACGCGAGCGTCTTCTCCGGCGAGTGCACCTTCGGGATGGTCGAGGTCAGGACGGGACCGCACCGGGACTTTGCCTCCCTGCGAGAGGAGTACCTGACGAACCTCGGGCTGGCGGTTCGGGCCGGGCGGGAGGTCGGGCTGAGACTGTACCCGCTCGGGACCTATCCGCTCCCTCTCACCCCCCGCTTCCGGCCCGAGGACCGCTACCGGGCGCAGCTCAGGACGCTCGGCGAGGAGCGCTTCATGCCCGCCGGCAGGTGCATCGGGGTCCACCTGCACGTGGAGATCCCACCGGGAGTCGTTGACCGGGAGGAGGTCATAAGCCAGAGCGCACCGCTCGAAGGGCTCTCGGAGCTTGTACGCGTCTACAACCTGATGACCGCGCTGGATCCGGCCCTGATCTCCCTCACGAGGTCCTGTCCGTACTACGAGGGCCGCCTGACGGAGCTTGCGGCGCGGACGGCCTTCTACCGGGGGAGCCAGAAGTTCGGCTGGGAGGGGGTCTACGCGGAGCTTCCGGAGCTTGGCAGCCTCCACCCCTACGTCGGGAACGCAGAGGATCTCGTCGACCGCCAGCTCGAAGGGAAGGAAGCCTGGCTCCGGGCGATGAGAAGGGCCGGGACGGACCGCGAGCTGAAGGCGATGAGCAAGAGCATCCTCGACCTCTGCTGGCGACCGGTCCGGGTAAGCCAGCAGAACACCGTCGAGGTGAGGAGCCTCGACGGGAACCTCCCGCGGGTCGTGCTCGGGACCGTCGCCCTCGTGCGCGCGCTCGCCGGAAGGCTTGTCGCCGAAGGACTTTCGGTCGAGCCGGAGCCGGGGGTGAGAACCCTTGTTCAAGACGGGTCGCGCCTGCTCGTCCCGAGCTTCGACCTTGTCGGGGGCGAGCTTCTCTACGAGGCCGCGACGAGTGGCGCGTCGGGCGAGGCCATGCGCCCCTACCTCGACTCCGTCTTCAGGCTCGCGGGCGAGGTCGTGCGTGCCGGGTCCCCCGAGGGCCGGGCAATAGCCGAACTCCGCGACGAGAGCGGCGGCTACCGGACGACGGATGCAGAGATCCTTGAGCGTTGGGGAGCGACGACGCTCGGCACGGAGGAAGGGCTCGCGCTCGTCCGGGAAGCCTGCGACCGGCTCGAAGGGGAGCTTGCGGAAGAGGTTCCCGGGCTCTCCGCCCCTGCATAA
- a CDS encoding STAS/SEC14 domain-containing protein, whose product MLTFGTLPDEAIVEARLEGGTDESEMKALREECERVARERGGVKMLFVFKDMGKVSFGTVVEGIKADLELFSDLEKLAVVTDKGWYQRLTGITSKPFSFETETFSLDERDAALAWLRG is encoded by the coding sequence ATGCTGACTTTCGGGACGCTCCCCGACGAAGCGATAGTCGAGGCGAGGCTTGAGGGCGGGACAGACGAGAGCGAGATGAAGGCGTTGCGCGAGGAGTGCGAGCGCGTCGCCCGCGAGCGAGGCGGGGTGAAGATGCTCTTTGTTTTCAAGGACATGGGCAAGGTCTCTTTCGGGACCGTTGTCGAGGGGATAAAGGCCGACCTCGAACTCTTCTCCGACCTCGAAAAGCTAGCGGTCGTTACGGACAAAGGCTGGTATCAGAGGCTTACAGGCATTACGTCGAAGCCGTTCTCCTTCGAGACGGAGACCTTCAGCCTCGACGAGCGCGACGCGGCTCTGGCGTGGCTCAGGGGTTAG
- a CDS encoding class I SAM-dependent methyltransferase, whose product MAEYDPLADLYNLEYGHEYDVPFWISLAEREAGPVVEWGAGTGRISVPLARRGSRVTAVELSEKMLERGRKKNESVEWVRGDMCETRLDRIFGFGVCAFNSFLCLLDLEDALDFLKNARDHLAPGGLLGIEVSVFSPEELADPSGVANLRHDFVRPLDDGGALDRFSATRYDPATQIMDMRLFYELYDASGEMKSRRAHDLRIRLTGRDELELMLRATGFVVESVYGGFDGEPFTPESDHLIVLARNPVSD is encoded by the coding sequence TTGGCCGAGTATGATCCGCTGGCGGACCTCTACAACCTTGAGTACGGCCACGAGTACGACGTGCCGTTCTGGATCTCCCTCGCCGAGCGCGAGGCCGGTCCGGTGGTCGAGTGGGGCGCGGGGACGGGGAGGATCTCGGTCCCCCTCGCCCGGCGCGGCTCGCGCGTTACCGCGGTGGAGCTCTCCGAGAAGATGCTGGAGCGCGGCAGGAAAAAGAACGAGAGCGTCGAGTGGGTCCGCGGAGACATGTGCGAGACGCGCCTGGACCGGATCTTCGGCTTCGGCGTCTGCGCCTTCAACTCCTTTCTGTGTCTGCTTGACCTGGAGGACGCCCTCGACTTCCTGAAGAACGCCCGGGACCATCTCGCTCCCGGCGGCCTGCTCGGCATCGAGGTCTCGGTCTTCAGCCCGGAGGAGCTAGCAGACCCTTCAGGCGTCGCCAACCTCCGCCACGACTTCGTGCGTCCGCTCGATGACGGCGGCGCGCTCGACCGCTTCAGCGCGACTCGCTACGACCCGGCGACCCAGATAATGGACATGCGTCTCTTCTACGAGCTCTACGACGCCTCGGGCGAGATGAAGAGCCGCCGCGCTCACGACCTGCGCATTCGCCTCACCGGTCGCGACGAGCTGGAGCTCATGCTCCGCGCAACGGGCTTCGTCGTAGAGTCGGTCTACGGCGGCTTCGACGGCGAGCCCTTCACTCCCGAGTCAGACCACCTGATCGTCCTCGCCCGCAACCCCGTCTCGGACTAA
- a CDS encoding LemA family protein: MEILLLILLVGAVVVLVVFAIATYNGLVRRRNEVEEAYRQIDVQLKRRYDLIPNLLEGVKKYFRQEQEVLTRITEARSQAMKPQSPGEQARSESQLSGAIGNLFAVAENYPELRSNTVMLDFQEELSSTENKIAFARQHYNDSVQSYNTKIQSFPAVLFARAMGFTEREYFEAEGPERESVTVSYD; encoded by the coding sequence GTGGAAATCTTGCTCTTGATACTCCTCGTGGGCGCGGTGGTGGTGCTCGTCGTCTTCGCCATCGCCACCTACAACGGGCTCGTCCGCCGCAGAAACGAGGTCGAGGAGGCGTACCGGCAGATAGACGTGCAGCTCAAGCGACGCTACGACCTGATCCCCAACCTCCTCGAAGGCGTCAAGAAGTACTTCCGTCAGGAGCAGGAGGTCCTGACCAGGATCACCGAGGCCCGCTCGCAGGCAATGAAGCCCCAGTCTCCGGGGGAGCAGGCCCGGTCCGAATCACAGCTCTCCGGCGCGATAGGCAACCTCTTCGCCGTCGCGGAGAACTACCCGGAGCTCCGCTCCAACACCGTCATGCTCGACTTCCAGGAGGAGCTCTCCTCGACGGAGAACAAGATCGCCTTCGCAAGGCAGCACTACAATGACTCCGTTCAGTCTTACAACACAAAGATACAGAGTTTTCCGGCCGTGCTCTTCGCCCGCGCTATGGGATTTACCGAGCGCGAGTACTTCGAGGCCGAGGGGCCCGAGCGCGAGTCCGTGACCGTCTCCTACGACTGA
- a CDS encoding M48 family metallopeptidase, giving the protein MSETPRGEAESRSVRVPPEYDATFRERIAKNKRNSLFLFAVFFAFVVVFGYVLGYAYIGDPVGAVFGIFVALLLGTVSGLVSYYAGDKMVLAASRAKQVTHDERPVLFNVVEEMRIASGLPMPKVYVIDDSAPNAFATGRDPEHASVAVTTGLLQKLDRDELQGVIAHEMAHVANFDIRYSMLVGILVGTVVLASDFFLRTLWWGGGRNRGGNSGGGGYVQIIMLVLALVLAILAPLFARLLQLSISRQREYLADATAVKLTRNPKGLADALQKISGDRDVLEVANRATSHLYIVNPVKGFEKRAKSMFSTHPPIEERIAILRAME; this is encoded by the coding sequence GTGAGCGAGACCCCGAGAGGAGAGGCTGAGAGCAGGTCCGTCCGGGTGCCGCCCGAGTACGACGCGACCTTCCGCGAGCGCATAGCCAAGAACAAGCGCAACAGCCTCTTTCTCTTTGCGGTCTTCTTTGCCTTTGTGGTGGTCTTCGGGTACGTGCTCGGCTACGCCTACATCGGGGACCCGGTCGGGGCGGTATTCGGGATCTTCGTCGCGCTCCTGCTCGGGACGGTCTCGGGGCTCGTGAGCTACTACGCCGGGGACAAGATGGTCCTTGCGGCCTCGCGGGCGAAGCAGGTTACGCACGACGAGCGGCCCGTGCTCTTCAACGTGGTCGAGGAGATGAGGATAGCCTCCGGGCTTCCGATGCCGAAGGTCTACGTTATAGACGACTCCGCCCCGAACGCCTTCGCCACCGGGCGCGACCCGGAGCACGCCTCCGTCGCCGTTACGACCGGACTGCTCCAGAAGCTCGACCGGGACGAGCTTCAGGGGGTAATAGCCCACGAGATGGCGCACGTTGCGAACTTCGACATCCGATACTCGATGCTCGTCGGCATCCTTGTCGGGACGGTCGTGCTCGCCTCGGACTTTTTCCTCAGGACGCTCTGGTGGGGCGGCGGGAGAAACCGGGGCGGGAACAGCGGCGGCGGGGGCTACGTCCAGATCATCATGCTAGTGCTCGCGCTCGTGCTTGCGATACTCGCGCCGCTCTTCGCCCGGCTTTTGCAGCTCTCCATAAGCCGCCAGCGCGAGTACCTTGCCGACGCGACCGCCGTGAAGCTCACGCGAAACCCGAAGGGGCTCGCCGACGCGTTGCAGAAGATCTCCGGCGACCGGGACGTCCTTGAGGTTGCAAACCGCGCAACGTCCCACCTCTACATCGTCAACCCCGTGAAGGGCTTCGAGAAGCGGGCGAAGAGCATGTTCTCGACCCACCCCCCGATAGAGGAACGTATCGCCATCCTGCGTGCGATGGAGTAG
- the hpt gene encoding hypoxanthine phosphoribosyltransferase, giving the protein MKEIAGLKSEVLLSAERIEDIVGGLARRITADYAGKEVLLIGILRGAFVVLADLMRRIELSCEVAFMEVSSYGAGTTSSGIVRILKDLEEDIAGKHVIVVEDIIDTGITLSYLRRSLLARSPASLEFLTLLSKPSRRRVELDVKYVGKEIPDEFVVGYGIDYAGKYRNLPDIYALDVPE; this is encoded by the coding sequence TTGAAGGAGATCGCAGGTCTTAAGAGCGAGGTCCTGCTCTCGGCGGAGAGAATAGAGGACATCGTCGGGGGACTCGCCCGGAGGATCACGGCCGACTACGCGGGGAAGGAGGTCCTGCTCATCGGCATCCTGCGCGGGGCCTTTGTCGTGCTTGCGGACCTCATGCGCCGCATCGAGCTCTCCTGCGAGGTAGCCTTCATGGAGGTCAGCTCCTACGGCGCGGGCACGACCTCCTCGGGCATCGTCCGAATCCTCAAGGACCTCGAGGAGGACATCGCAGGGAAGCACGTGATCGTCGTCGAGGACATCATCGATACCGGCATAACCCTCTCCTACCTCCGGCGCTCGCTCCTCGCGCGCAGCCCGGCCTCGCTCGAGTTCCTGACCCTTCTCTCAAAGCCCTCCCGCCGCCGCGTCGAGCTCGACGTGAAGTACGTCGGGAAGGAGATCCCCGACGAGTTCGTCGTCGGCTACGGAATAGACTACGCCGGAAAGTACCGGAACCTCCCGGATATCTACGCCCTCGACGTTCCGGAGTAG
- a CDS encoding DUF2231 domain-containing protein, protein MPRLSVMGHPVHPILQAIPAAVLPASTAFDALARVSEDSEGLSRAGHYTLIFGLLGAAGAAATGVLDYYEIENRPVRRVALYHGLVNAALISCYAACLVRRRKTKRADNKGLVLSGAGTALVGLSGYLGGELVYEHGVRVGEDADGIPGAA, encoded by the coding sequence ATGCCCCGGCTAAGCGTGATGGGACACCCCGTACATCCGATCCTGCAGGCGATACCCGCGGCCGTTCTTCCGGCCTCGACCGCGTTCGACGCGCTCGCGCGGGTCAGCGAGGACAGCGAGGGGCTGAGCCGCGCCGGGCACTATACCCTGATCTTTGGTCTGCTCGGAGCCGCCGGAGCCGCCGCGACCGGAGTGCTCGACTACTACGAGATCGAGAACCGTCCCGTGCGGCGGGTCGCGTTGTACCACGGACTCGTGAACGCGGCCCTGATCTCCTGCTACGCGGCCTGCCTCGTGCGCCGGAGAAAGACGAAGCGCGCCGACAACAAGGGGCTCGTCCTCTCTGGCGCGGGGACGGCTCTGGTCGGTCTCTCCGGCTACCTCGGAGGTGAGCTTGTCTATGAGCACGGCGTCCGGGTCGGGGAGGACGCGGACGGCATCCCCGGAGCCGCCTAG
- a CDS encoding peptidylprolyl isomerase → MPADAYSAPPEMQLEEGREYHARLRTERGEIKVRLFAEEAPETVNNFVFLAREGYFDGTTFHRVIPDFMVQGGDPTGTGTGGPGYRIPDEFHPDLKHDRPGILSMANAGPNTGGSQFFITHVPTPWLDGRHAIFGEVTDGMDVVLAIRERDPMRDPNPGDRIESVEIEES, encoded by the coding sequence ATGCCAGCAGACGCCTACAGCGCGCCGCCCGAGATGCAGCTTGAGGAGGGCCGGGAGTACCACGCAAGGCTCCGCACCGAGCGGGGCGAGATAAAGGTCCGGCTCTTCGCCGAGGAGGCCCCCGAGACGGTAAACAACTTCGTCTTTCTCGCACGCGAGGGCTACTTCGACGGCACGACCTTTCACCGGGTGATCCCGGACTTCATGGTCCAGGGCGGCGACCCGACCGGCACCGGAACCGGCGGTCCCGGCTACCGCATCCCGGACGAGTTCCACCCGGACCTCAAGCACGACCGACCCGGCATCCTCTCGATGGCGAACGCCGGCCCGAACACCGGCGGCTCGCAGTTCTTTATAACCCACGTCCCGACGCCCTGGCTCGACGGCAGGCACGCGATCTTCGGCGAGGTCACGGACGGCATGGACGTCGTGCTCGCCATCCGCGAGCGCGACCCGATGCGCGACCCGAACCCCGGCGACAGGATCGAGTCCGTCGAGATCGAGGAGTCCTAG
- a CDS encoding cupin domain-containing protein, with protein MKGVSRLREEGLADWGIVPEAIEGESRASGVLIHKGRGGSPEAGVWVCTPGFWRLCVERDEFCHFLEGRCTYTHESGEVIEIEPDTSAFFPAGWTGTCRVRETVRKAYMIR; from the coding sequence CTGAAGGGAGTATCCCGGCTGAGAGAAGAGGGGCTCGCAGACTGGGGGATCGTGCCGGAGGCAATAGAGGGCGAGAGCCGGGCTTCGGGGGTCCTGATCCACAAGGGCCGGGGCGGTTCTCCGGAGGCGGGGGTCTGGGTCTGCACCCCGGGCTTCTGGCGGCTTTGCGTCGAGCGCGACGAGTTCTGCCACTTCCTTGAGGGACGCTGCACCTACACCCACGAGTCCGGCGAAGTCATCGAGATAGAGCCCGACACGAGCGCCTTCTTCCCGGCGGGCTGGACGGGGACCTGCCGCGTAAGGGAGACCGTCCGCAAGGCGTACATGATCCGCTAG